One Mycolicibacterium sarraceniae genomic window carries:
- a CDS encoding GAP family protein, protein MWFTLLVMAAAVSLEPFRIGMSVLMLNRPRPHLQLAAFLCGGFVMGLTVGTVVLFALESRIPASAHFTVPRVQVVIGTLALVTAAILAVTKGRDRTPPAWLSRLLDGQSLWVAGVAGLGIALPSIDYLAALAIIAAGAVAPAVRFGALVTFNVVAFALVEIPLLAYLVAPQRTRAAMTALNGWVRARRRREVAVLLAVVGVMLLAAGLLGV, encoded by the coding sequence ATGTGGTTCACCCTATTGGTGATGGCTGCCGCAGTCAGTCTCGAGCCGTTTCGCATCGGGATGTCGGTGCTGATGCTGAATCGTCCCCGCCCCCACCTGCAGCTGGCCGCCTTTCTGTGCGGTGGTTTCGTGATGGGCCTGACGGTGGGCACCGTGGTGTTGTTCGCACTCGAGTCCCGGATCCCGGCCTCGGCCCATTTCACTGTGCCCAGAGTGCAGGTTGTCATCGGCACGCTGGCGCTGGTGACCGCGGCGATCTTGGCGGTCACCAAGGGACGCGACCGTACCCCGCCGGCGTGGCTGAGTCGTCTGCTCGACGGCCAATCGCTGTGGGTGGCCGGCGTCGCCGGCCTGGGTATCGCGCTGCCCTCGATCGACTACCTTGCCGCACTGGCCATCATCGCTGCTGGTGCGGTAGCTCCAGCAGTCCGGTTCGGCGCGTTGGTGACGTTCAATGTCGTGGCGTTCGCACTGGTGGAGATTCCGCTGCTGGCCTATCTTGTTGCGCCGCAACGTACCCGCGCGGCGATGACAGCACTGAACGGCTGGGTTCGTGCCCGGCGCCGCCGCGAAGTCGCCGTGTTGTTGGCCGTCGTTGGTGTCATGCTGCTCGCGGCAGGCCTACTCGGCGTGTAG
- a CDS encoding AMP-binding protein: MSNVSVLSVLRERAGLTPDDVAFTFTDYDRDWNGVAESLTWSQVYRRTLNVAHEVGQHGAPGDRALIIAPQGLAYIVAFLGAMQAGFIAVPLSVPVPGSHDERVSAVVTDTSPSVVLTTSEVFEVAAQYVDDGAAVIATIAVDTLDLDAAKAVDPEVPDGPDIAYLQYTSGSTRLPAGVMISHRNMCANFEQLMADYLPHYGGEFPPGLSLVSWLPFYHDMGLMLGIGAPILSGHPADLMSPIAFLSRPARWLQAMARQPKAWSGAPNFAFDLTARRTGDDELDGLDLSGVIGIINGAERIHPETVVRFNERLAPIGLRPEVMAPSYGLAEATVYVASSTANEVPNVVDFDAVELSQGIAVRKTGGAPLLRYQLPVSPLVRIVDADTCELCPDGTVGEIWTHGENVSAGYWRKPEQTGSAFGATLINPSNDDPESGWLRTGDRGFVSQGELFIVGRIKDMLIVRGRNHYSEDIESTVQKITKGRVAAIAVSDEQSETLVTVLELKKRDDSTEYTGVKNDVIAAISRAHGLQVADIVLVEPGAIPTTTSGKIRRAACVEQYRQGQFVRLDA; the protein is encoded by the coding sequence GTGTCAAACGTTTCAGTCCTGTCCGTGCTGCGCGAACGCGCTGGTCTAACGCCAGACGACGTCGCCTTCACGTTCACTGATTACGACCGGGACTGGAACGGTGTCGCCGAGAGCCTTACCTGGTCACAGGTCTATCGCCGCACACTCAACGTCGCGCACGAGGTCGGCCAGCATGGCGCACCCGGCGACCGGGCGCTGATCATCGCCCCCCAGGGCCTGGCCTATATCGTCGCCTTCCTGGGCGCCATGCAGGCCGGGTTCATCGCCGTCCCGCTGTCGGTTCCGGTACCCGGTTCCCACGACGAGCGGGTAAGCGCGGTGGTGACCGATACCTCGCCCTCAGTGGTGCTGACCACTTCCGAGGTCTTCGAAGTCGCCGCACAATACGTGGACGACGGCGCCGCCGTGATCGCCACGATCGCGGTGGACACGCTCGATCTCGACGCCGCCAAAGCCGTCGACCCCGAGGTGCCCGACGGTCCGGATATCGCCTATCTGCAGTACACGTCGGGCTCGACGCGGCTGCCGGCAGGCGTGATGATCTCGCACCGCAATATGTGTGCCAATTTCGAGCAGTTGATGGCCGATTACTTGCCGCACTATGGCGGCGAGTTCCCACCGGGCCTCAGTCTGGTCTCGTGGCTGCCGTTCTACCACGACATGGGACTGATGCTCGGGATCGGTGCACCGATCCTCAGCGGGCACCCAGCGGATCTGATGAGCCCCATCGCGTTCCTGTCCCGGCCGGCGCGGTGGCTACAGGCGATGGCTCGCCAGCCGAAGGCGTGGTCGGGCGCACCGAACTTCGCGTTCGATCTCACGGCGCGGCGCACCGGCGACGACGAACTGGACGGCCTCGATCTCAGCGGTGTCATCGGCATCATCAACGGTGCCGAACGCATCCACCCCGAGACCGTGGTCCGATTCAACGAACGCCTCGCGCCGATTGGTCTTCGTCCCGAGGTGATGGCGCCGTCCTACGGGCTGGCCGAAGCGACGGTATACGTCGCCAGCAGCACCGCCAATGAGGTGCCCAACGTCGTCGACTTCGATGCCGTCGAACTGTCACAAGGGATCGCGGTGCGTAAAACCGGCGGGGCGCCATTGCTGCGCTATCAGTTGCCGGTCTCGCCGCTGGTGCGGATCGTCGACGCGGACACCTGCGAGCTGTGCCCCGATGGCACCGTCGGCGAGATCTGGACGCACGGTGAGAACGTCTCTGCGGGCTACTGGCGCAAACCGGAACAGACCGGATCCGCCTTCGGCGCTACCCTGATCAACCCGTCGAACGACGACCCGGAGAGCGGCTGGTTACGGACCGGAGATCGGGGGTTCGTCTCGCAGGGCGAGCTGTTCATCGTGGGACGCATCAAGGACATGCTGATTGTGCGCGGCCGCAACCACTACTCCGAGGACATCGAGTCCACGGTGCAGAAGATCACCAAGGGTCGGGTGGCAGCCATCGCGGTGTCCGACGAGCAAAGCGAGACGCTGGTGACCGTCCTGGAACTCAAGAAGCGGGACGATTCCACCGAGTACACAGGTGTGAAAAACGATGTGATCGCGGCGATTTCGCGTGCTCACGGCTTGCAGGTCGCCGATATCGTGCTGGTGGAACCGGGGGCGATCCCGACCACCACGAGCGGCAAGATCCGCCGGGCAGCGTGCGTCGAGCAGTACCGCCAAGGACAGTTCGTGCGCCTGGATGCGTAG
- a CDS encoding flavin reductase family protein → MSSTELSPASLREAFGHFPSGVIAIAAEVEGIRVGLAASTFVPVSLDPPLVSFCVQNNSETWPKLKDLPSLGISLLGESHDVAARTLAAKTGDRFAGLETHSHESGAVFVHGTSVWLQSTIEQSVVAGDHTIVVLRVKEITVHDVPPIVFHRSTFRRLGA, encoded by the coding sequence ATGAGCAGCACAGAGCTGAGCCCCGCCTCCCTGCGTGAGGCGTTCGGTCATTTCCCGTCTGGTGTCATCGCGATCGCCGCTGAGGTCGAGGGTATTCGGGTCGGCCTGGCCGCCAGCACCTTCGTGCCGGTGTCGCTGGATCCGCCGCTGGTCTCGTTCTGTGTGCAGAACAATTCGGAGACCTGGCCAAAGCTGAAGGACCTGCCGTCGCTGGGCATCAGCCTCCTGGGTGAGTCCCATGACGTCGCGGCGCGAACCCTGGCGGCCAAGACCGGTGATCGCTTCGCCGGGCTGGAGACCCACTCCCACGAGAGCGGTGCGGTGTTCGTGCACGGCACCAGTGTGTGGTTGCAGAGCACGATCGAGCAGTCGGTGGTCGCCGGTGACCACACCATCGTGGTTCTCCGGGTCAAGGAGATCACCGTGCATGATGTTCCGCCGATTGTGTTCCACCGCAGCACTTTCCGCAGACTGGGCGCATAA
- a CDS encoding succinate dehydrogenase/fumarate reductase iron-sulfur subunit encodes MAAYDAKLRVWRGDETGGDLQDYTVEVNDGEVVLDIVHRLQATQAGDLAVRWNCKAGKCGSCSAEINGRPRLMCMTRMSTFGEDEVVTITPLRTFPVMRDLVTDVSFNYEKAREIPSFTPPKHLQPGEYRMQQEDVNRSQEFRKCIECFLCQNVCHVNRDHEENKKSFAGPRYLMRQAELSMHPLDTLDRRTMAQEENGLGFCNITKCCTEVCPEHIKITDNALIPMKERVADAKYDPIVWLGNKLFRRDK; translated from the coding sequence ATGGCTGCTTATGACGCGAAACTGCGGGTTTGGCGCGGCGATGAAACCGGCGGCGACCTACAGGACTACACCGTCGAGGTCAACGACGGCGAGGTGGTGCTCGATATCGTCCACCGGCTGCAAGCCACCCAAGCCGGTGACCTCGCGGTGCGGTGGAACTGCAAGGCAGGCAAATGCGGTTCGTGTTCGGCCGAGATCAACGGGCGGCCACGGCTGATGTGTATGACCCGGATGTCGACGTTCGGCGAGGACGAGGTCGTGACGATCACGCCGCTGCGGACCTTCCCCGTGATGCGCGATCTGGTCACCGACGTCTCCTTCAATTACGAGAAGGCGCGGGAGATCCCGTCGTTCACTCCCCCGAAGCATCTGCAACCCGGCGAGTACCGCATGCAGCAGGAGGATGTGAACCGCAGCCAGGAATTCCGCAAGTGCATCGAATGCTTCCTGTGCCAGAACGTGTGCCACGTCAACCGTGACCACGAAGAGAACAAGAAGTCTTTCGCCGGCCCGCGGTATCTGATGCGCCAAGCCGAGCTGTCGATGCACCCGCTGGACACCCTGGACCGTCGCACTATGGCCCAGGAAGAAAACGGTCTGGGCTTCTGCAACATCACCAAGTGCTGCACCGAGGTGTGCCCCGAGCACATCAAGATCACCGATAACGCGCTGATCCCGATGAAGGAGCGCGTCGCCGACGCCAAGTACGACCCGATCGTGTGGCTCGGCAATAAATTGTTCCGGCGCGATAAGTAG
- a CDS encoding fumarate reductase/succinate dehydrogenase flavoprotein subunit: protein MTVEVERHSYDVVVIGAGGAGLRAVIEARERGLKVAVVTKSLFGKAHTVMAEGGCAAAMRNVNTKDSWQVHFGDTMRGGKFLNNWRMAELHAQEAPDRVWELETYGALFDRTKDGKISQRNFGGHTYPRLAHVGDRTGLEIIRTLQQKIVSLQQDDKKELGDYEARIKVFHECAITDLIKDGDAIAGAFGYWRETGKFILFETPAVVLATGGIGKSFKVSSNSWEYTGDGHALALRAGSGLINMEFIQFHPTGMVWPLSVKGILVTEGVRGDGGVLKNSDGKRFMFDYIPDVFKGQYAETEEEADQWLKDNDSARRTPDLLPRDEVARAINDEVKAGRGTPHGGVYLDIASRMPAEEIKRRLPSMYHQFIELAEVDITKDMMEVGPTCHYVMGGIEVDPDTGAGSTPGLFAAGECSGGMHGSNRLGGNSLSDLLVFGRRAGLGAADYVRALSARPAVTDAAIDAAATLALAPFEPKANAENPYTLHAELQQSMNDLAGIIRKEGELEEVLGKIDELKARYANVVVEGGRLFNPGWHLAIDMRNMLLVSECVAKAALQRTESRGGHTRDDYPKMDAHWRNKLLVCRVAPGDADAVVPDVTVTPEQQPVMRPDLLATFELSELEKYYTEDQLAEHPERKG, encoded by the coding sequence ATGACGGTTGAGGTCGAGCGGCATTCCTACGACGTGGTCGTGATCGGTGCCGGCGGCGCGGGCCTACGAGCGGTGATCGAAGCCCGGGAACGGGGTTTGAAGGTCGCCGTGGTGACGAAGTCACTGTTCGGTAAGGCCCACACCGTCATGGCCGAAGGTGGTTGCGCCGCCGCCATGCGCAACGTCAACACCAAGGACAGCTGGCAGGTGCACTTCGGTGACACCATGCGTGGCGGCAAGTTCCTGAACAACTGGCGGATGGCCGAGCTGCACGCACAGGAAGCCCCCGACCGGGTGTGGGAGCTGGAGACCTACGGCGCGCTGTTCGACCGCACCAAAGACGGCAAGATCAGCCAGCGCAATTTCGGCGGGCACACCTACCCGCGGCTCGCGCACGTCGGTGACCGCACCGGCCTGGAGATCATCCGCACACTGCAGCAAAAGATCGTCTCGCTGCAGCAGGATGACAAGAAGGAACTCGGCGACTACGAGGCCCGCATCAAGGTCTTCCACGAATGTGCGATCACCGATCTGATCAAGGATGGGGACGCGATCGCGGGTGCCTTCGGCTACTGGCGCGAGACGGGCAAGTTCATCCTGTTCGAGACGCCGGCCGTGGTGTTGGCCACCGGCGGTATCGGCAAGTCGTTCAAGGTGTCGTCGAACTCCTGGGAGTACACCGGCGACGGGCATGCGCTGGCACTGCGCGCAGGTTCCGGCCTGATCAATATGGAGTTCATCCAGTTCCACCCGACCGGCATGGTCTGGCCGCTGTCGGTGAAGGGCATTCTGGTCACCGAGGGTGTCCGCGGTGACGGCGGGGTGCTCAAGAATTCCGATGGCAAGCGCTTCATGTTCGACTACATCCCCGACGTGTTCAAGGGGCAGTACGCCGAAACCGAAGAAGAAGCCGATCAGTGGCTCAAGGACAACGACTCCGCACGCCGCACCCCTGACCTGCTTCCCCGCGACGAGGTGGCCCGCGCCATCAACGACGAAGTCAAGGCCGGCCGCGGCACCCCGCACGGCGGCGTCTACCTTGACATCGCCTCGCGGATGCCGGCCGAGGAGATCAAGCGCCGCCTGCCGTCGATGTATCACCAGTTCATCGAGCTGGCCGAGGTCGACATCACCAAGGACATGATGGAAGTCGGTCCGACCTGCCACTACGTGATGGGCGGCATCGAGGTCGATCCCGACACCGGTGCCGGCTCGACTCCCGGGCTGTTCGCCGCGGGTGAGTGTTCGGGCGGTATGCACGGCTCCAACCGCCTCGGCGGCAACTCGCTCTCGGACCTGCTGGTGTTCGGCCGGCGCGCCGGGCTCGGTGCGGCCGACTATGTGCGGGCCCTGTCCGCACGCCCCGCGGTGACGGACGCGGCGATCGACGCGGCGGCCACGCTGGCGCTGGCGCCGTTCGAGCCGAAGGCTAATGCCGAGAACCCGTACACCCTGCACGCCGAGCTGCAGCAATCGATGAACGACCTGGCGGGCATCATCCGCAAGGAGGGCGAGCTCGAAGAGGTACTGGGCAAGATCGACGAGCTCAAGGCGCGCTATGCCAACGTCGTCGTTGAGGGCGGACGGCTCTTCAACCCCGGCTGGCACCTGGCGATCGACATGCGCAACATGCTGCTGGTCAGCGAGTGCGTGGCCAAGGCCGCGCTGCAGCGCACCGAAAGCCGCGGCGGACATACCCGCGACGACTATCCCAAGATGGACGCCCACTGGCGCAACAAGCTGCTGGTCTGCCGGGTAGCACCTGGCGATGCCGACGCTGTCGTGCCCGACGTCACGGTGACGCCTGAGCAGCAGCCGGTGATGCGGCCCGATCTGCTGGCCACGTTCGAGCTGTCCGAGCTCGAGAAGTACTACACCGAAGATCAACTGGCCGAGCACCCTGAGCGGAAGGGCTGA
- a CDS encoding MMPL/RND family transporter, with protein sequence MTPTVTAPESASRPKRPAVPHLIRILAWPIVLFWIGIAVLVNVVAPQLEVVGELHSAPMAPEDAPSMKAMKLMGANFKEFNSNSTIMVVVEGQKPLGPEAHQYYDEIIRKLEQDPEHIQHIQDFWGDTLTAAGAQSADGKASYVMLNLAGEQGQTLANEGVDAVRKVIKDTPAPPGVQAYVAGPAALTDDLHVIGNASLAMITLITLAAIAGMLLVVYRSIRTTLIQLFLTFLGLLTARGVVSILAVHGAFGLTTFAGNILTMLAIAAATDYGIFIFGRYREDRGMGLDRDESYYATFKSVAPVIVGSGLTIAGATYCLSFARLPYFTTMGAPVAIGMLVIVAIAVTLGPAVLYLGSRVGLYESKRPPQSRFWRRVGTAVVRWPAPIFVASLFVVLIGLVAIPGYKPAYNDRYYLPKDAPVNQGFAAADRHFTQARMNPDILMVEADHDMRNPADMLVLNKIASNVMHTEGIAMVQSITRPLGIPIQHSSIPFQTSVAGQTSNMNLPFQRDQLDNQLKTVDSMNVSIDILEKQYQLSLKQTQLTQDSAARSEDLLETTKALRDNIANFDDQFRPMRNYFYWEPHCFDIPLCAAARSLFDSLDGIDEVTDKTAGVQGNTDQLAALAPQLTALLPQTIASMKVSRDLALASYNSQKALLDQMQATNDTALAMGESFDQAKNDDLFFLPPEAFQNPDFERGLKMFMSPDGKSTRMFITHEGDPATVDGIARVDNERKAAQEALKMSSLSNAKIHLGGVAATYKDMSDGARYDLLIAVVSSLTLIFTIMLILTRSAVASLVIVGTAASSIAASFGISVLLWQDLFGIQVQWLVMLMSVIILLAVGSDYNLLLVSRFKDEIHAGLKTGIIRSMAGTGGVVTSAGLVFAATMAGMMISKLVVLAQMGSTIAIGLLIDTFIVRSLLMPSIATMLGRWFWWPQVVHPRGDNHFRKPTPPKPAKEDEDTAALPAQA encoded by the coding sequence ATGACCCCTACCGTCACCGCACCCGAATCCGCCAGCAGGCCAAAGCGGCCCGCCGTGCCTCACCTGATCCGGATCCTTGCCTGGCCGATCGTACTGTTCTGGATCGGGATCGCGGTTCTGGTGAACGTTGTCGCGCCTCAGCTCGAGGTCGTCGGCGAGTTGCACTCGGCGCCGATGGCGCCCGAGGACGCGCCGTCGATGAAGGCAATGAAGTTGATGGGCGCGAACTTCAAGGAGTTCAACTCCAACAGCACGATTATGGTCGTGGTGGAGGGCCAGAAGCCGCTAGGCCCGGAGGCCCACCAGTACTACGACGAGATCATTCGCAAGCTCGAGCAGGACCCCGAGCACATCCAGCACATCCAGGACTTCTGGGGTGACACGCTGACCGCCGCGGGCGCCCAAAGCGCCGATGGCAAAGCGTCTTACGTGATGCTGAACCTGGCCGGCGAACAGGGCCAGACCCTGGCCAACGAAGGTGTGGATGCCGTTCGCAAGGTCATCAAGGACACCCCGGCCCCGCCCGGTGTACAAGCGTACGTCGCCGGCCCCGCCGCCCTCACCGACGACCTGCACGTGATCGGAAATGCCAGCCTCGCGATGATCACGTTGATCACCCTCGCGGCAATCGCAGGCATGCTGCTGGTGGTCTACCGATCGATCCGCACCACGCTGATCCAGTTGTTTCTGACGTTCCTGGGGCTGCTGACCGCGCGTGGTGTGGTGTCAATCCTGGCCGTGCACGGCGCTTTTGGGCTCACCACGTTCGCCGGCAACATCCTGACGATGCTGGCGATCGCCGCCGCCACGGACTACGGCATCTTCATCTTCGGCAGGTATCGCGAAGACCGCGGTATGGGGCTGGACCGAGACGAGTCGTACTATGCAACCTTCAAGTCAGTCGCGCCTGTGATCGTGGGCTCCGGGCTGACGATCGCGGGCGCCACCTACTGCCTCAGCTTCGCGCGTCTGCCCTACTTCACCACCATGGGTGCGCCCGTCGCGATCGGCATGCTGGTGATCGTGGCCATCGCGGTCACGCTCGGCCCGGCCGTGCTCTACCTGGGCAGCCGGGTGGGACTGTACGAGTCCAAGCGGCCTCCGCAGAGCAGGTTCTGGCGGCGGGTCGGCACGGCCGTCGTGCGCTGGCCCGCACCGATTTTCGTGGCTAGCCTATTTGTGGTGCTGATCGGGCTGGTCGCCATCCCGGGATACAAGCCGGCCTACAACGACCGGTACTACCTGCCCAAGGACGCCCCGGTGAACCAGGGCTTCGCCGCCGCCGACCGGCACTTCACCCAGGCCCGGATGAACCCGGACATCCTGATGGTGGAAGCCGACCACGACATGCGCAATCCTGCGGACATGCTGGTGCTGAACAAGATTGCCAGCAATGTCATGCACACCGAGGGTATTGCGATGGTGCAGAGCATCACCCGGCCACTGGGTATTCCGATCCAGCACAGCTCGATTCCGTTCCAGACGAGCGTCGCGGGCCAGACCAGCAACATGAACTTGCCGTTCCAGCGGGATCAGCTGGACAACCAGCTCAAAACGGTTGACTCGATGAATGTTTCGATCGACATCCTGGAGAAGCAGTACCAACTGTCTCTCAAGCAGACTCAGCTCACCCAGGATTCGGCGGCCCGCTCAGAAGACCTGCTCGAGACCACCAAGGCGTTGCGCGACAACATCGCGAACTTCGACGATCAGTTCCGCCCGATGCGCAATTACTTCTACTGGGAGCCACACTGCTTCGATATCCCATTGTGCGCCGCGGCGCGGTCGCTGTTCGACTCCCTCGACGGGATCGACGAGGTCACCGACAAAACCGCAGGGGTGCAGGGCAATACCGATCAGCTGGCGGCACTCGCGCCCCAGCTGACCGCCCTGCTGCCCCAGACGATCGCGTCGATGAAGGTCAGCAGGGACCTGGCGCTGGCGTCGTACAACTCGCAGAAGGCACTGCTGGACCAGATGCAGGCGACCAACGACACCGCACTGGCGATGGGGGAAAGCTTCGACCAGGCCAAGAACGACGATCTGTTCTTCCTGCCACCGGAAGCCTTCCAGAACCCCGACTTCGAGCGTGGCCTGAAGATGTTCATGTCGCCGGACGGCAAGTCCACTCGGATGTTCATCACCCACGAGGGTGACCCGGCGACCGTCGACGGTATCGCCCGCGTCGACAACGAACGCAAGGCCGCCCAGGAAGCGCTGAAGATGTCCTCGCTATCGAACGCCAAGATTCATCTCGGTGGCGTCGCGGCGACCTACAAGGACATGTCCGACGGCGCGCGCTACGACCTGTTGATCGCCGTGGTGTCGTCGCTGACGCTGATCTTCACGATCATGCTCATCCTGACCCGAAGTGCGGTCGCGTCGTTGGTGATCGTCGGTACCGCGGCCAGCTCGATCGCCGCGTCCTTCGGCATCTCGGTACTGCTATGGCAGGACCTGTTCGGCATTCAGGTGCAGTGGCTGGTCATGCTGATGTCGGTCATCATCCTGTTGGCGGTCGGCTCGGACTACAACCTGCTGCTGGTCTCCCGGTTCAAGGACGAGATCCACGCCGGATTGAAGACCGGCATCATCCGCTCCATGGCCGGCACCGGTGGTGTGGTGACCTCGGCGGGTCTGGTGTTCGCCGCCACGATGGCGGGCATGATGATCAGCAAGCTGGTCGTGCTGGCGCAGATGGGTTCGACGATCGCCATCGGCCTACTGATCGACACCTTTATCGTCCGGTCACTGCTGATGCCGTCGATCGCGACCATGCTGGGCCGGTGGTTCTGGTGGCCTCAGGTGGTCCATCCGCGAGGCGACAACCACTTCCGCAAGCCCACGCCGCCCAAGCCAGCCAAGGAGGACGAGGACACCGCTGCGCTACCCGCGCAGGCCTAG
- a CDS encoding MmpS family transport accessory protein yields MLKRIWIPLVLIVVLAVSGLVVSRLHKMFASQDLNAGAGAGIEIVQFNPKVMVYDVYGAPGTTAQISYFDPEAKVHTVNVPLPWTITLSTTLPAVSASLMARTDGDEIGCRVTVNGTVREEQSANGVNAQTYCLVKSA; encoded by the coding sequence ATGCTGAAACGCATCTGGATTCCGTTGGTCCTGATCGTCGTGCTGGCGGTCTCCGGCCTCGTTGTGTCGCGCCTGCACAAGATGTTCGCGTCACAGGACCTGAACGCCGGCGCCGGTGCCGGCATCGAGATCGTCCAGTTCAATCCCAAGGTCATGGTCTACGACGTCTACGGCGCACCGGGAACCACCGCCCAGATCAGCTACTTCGACCCCGAAGCCAAGGTGCACACGGTCAACGTGCCACTGCCCTGGACGATCACCTTGTCGACAACATTGCCTGCCGTCAGCGCCAGCCTCATGGCGCGCACGGACGGCGATGAGATTGGATGCCGCGTCACCGTGAACGGAACCGTCCGCGAGGAGCAATCGGCCAATGGCGTCAACGCCCAGACCTACTGCCTGGTGAAGTCCGCATGA
- a CDS encoding MarR family winged helix-turn-helix transcriptional regulator, whose amino-acid sequence MANQLTDHDVSECVGDAFDQAMDLTIRFLSDRADLSASAAFTMNRVCREGPVRLTTLAAKEGVSQPSMTQLVQRLERAGLVTRLADPDDGRACLVAITARGQALLDERKRMRRERLAALITTLTDEEQAALWLSARVAFPLICRLAANADCATETAAPRSVL is encoded by the coding sequence GTGGCAAATCAGCTGACCGATCACGACGTCAGCGAGTGCGTCGGAGATGCCTTCGACCAGGCAATGGACCTGACGATCCGGTTCCTCAGCGACCGCGCCGACTTGAGTGCGTCCGCAGCGTTCACAATGAACCGGGTGTGCCGGGAAGGACCGGTTCGGCTGACCACCCTGGCCGCCAAAGAAGGCGTCAGCCAGCCGTCGATGACCCAGTTGGTCCAGCGCCTTGAGCGCGCGGGCCTGGTGACCCGGCTCGCCGACCCCGACGACGGCCGAGCCTGTCTGGTCGCCATCACCGCGCGGGGACAGGCATTGCTCGACGAGCGCAAGCGGATGCGCCGGGAACGACTGGCGGCGTTGATCACAACACTGACCGACGAAGAGCAGGCGGCATTGTGGCTCTCGGCGCGCGTCGCGTTCCCACTGATCTGCCGGCTCGCTGCCAATGCTGACTGCGCCACGGAGACCGCCGCACCGCGGTCGGTCCTCTGA
- a CDS encoding GNAT family N-acetyltransferase translates to MRAQLHTARLVHTSDLDAETRQNAGQMVTAAFAAGTEFTDSDWEHALGGMHAVIVHRGELVAHAAVVQRRLLYNGSALRCGYVEAVAVHQDWRGQGLAHAVMDAIEQVIRGAYQIGALSSSAMGEKIYRPRGWLQWQGPTSVLAPGGPTRTHEDDGSIFVFPIDVDIDTNGELTCDWRDGDVW, encoded by the coding sequence GTGCGCGCGCAGCTCCACACCGCCCGGCTGGTTCACACCAGCGACCTGGATGCCGAAACCCGTCAGAACGCCGGGCAGATGGTCACCGCGGCCTTCGCCGCGGGGACGGAATTCACCGACTCCGACTGGGAACATGCCCTGGGCGGGATGCACGCCGTCATCGTCCATCGCGGCGAGCTGGTCGCGCACGCCGCCGTCGTCCAACGGCGATTGCTCTATAACGGCTCGGCCCTACGCTGCGGCTATGTCGAGGCGGTCGCGGTGCACCAAGACTGGCGCGGACAGGGCTTGGCGCACGCGGTGATGGACGCGATCGAGCAGGTGATCCGCGGGGCTTACCAGATCGGAGCACTGAGCTCGAGCGCCATGGGCGAGAAGATCTACCGCCCGCGCGGCTGGCTGCAGTGGCAGGGGCCGACGTCGGTGCTGGCCCCCGGCGGCCCGACCCGCACGCACGAGGACGACGGCTCGATTTTCGTCTTCCCGATCGACGTCGACATCGACACCAATGGCGAGCTGACCTGCGACTGGCGCGACGGAGATGTCTGGTAG